DNA sequence from the Novosphingobium sp. KACC 22771 genome:
CGATCCGCAAGGGCTGCGGTCCAGCGCGTAGGGGTTGCGCACCTGCCCCCCAACCGCGCTCCAGCCGGAGATGGAATGGGTCGAGCGGATATTGGCCCATTCCGACAGATTGGTTTTGGCCAATATCACCGCCCCGCCCGCGCGCAGCCGCGCCACCACCGGCGCATCGCGCCCACCCACATTGTCGCGCAGCGCAAGGCTGCCCGCCGTGGTGGCGATGGGGTCCTGCGTCTCGATATTGTCCTTGATCAGGATCGGCACGCCATCAAGCGGCCCCAGCGCCGCGCCCGCCCGCCGCCGCGCGTCCGATGCGCGGGCCTGCGCCATCGCATCAGGGTTGATGGCGATGATGGCGCGCAATTGCGGTCCCTTGCGGTCCATGGCGGCAATGCGCTCCAGATAGGCGGCGGTCACCGCCTCGCTGCTGATCGCGCCGCGCTGCAACTGGGCCGAGAGTTCCCAAAGCGGGATTTCCTCAACCTTGGCCTCCTGCTTAACTGCGGCCTGAGCGGTCGCAGGAATCATTACCGCCATCCACGCGATCAAACGCCATTTCATCCGCATGTCCCCTGTTTGCCCGACGAATTTAGCGCAGCCCATCCGTCAGGCAATGCGTCAATTGCGCCGCTGGGCTTCAATTGCGCGTCGGCGCGATACAGGCCATAGATCGCGCCATGACCGATCTCCGCTCCGCCTCACGCCCCTTGACGCCAGCCGAAAGGGCGCTGGTGGTCGAGATGTTTGGCGCGGCGATAGATCCGGCGCCGGTGCGGGTGATCCGGCGCAAATGGTGGTGGTTTCAACCGCGCAATGTGGTGATGGCCCCGCGCGGCAACCTGCACTTTCACCCCGAAAGCGCCCTGTGGCACCCATGCTTTGCGCAAGGTTCGCTGGCGGCGCAGGGCCTGTTCCTTCACGAAATGGCTCATGTCTGGCAGCATCAGGCAGGGGTAAACCTGCTGCTGCGCCGGATGCCCTTTTGCCGCTATGACTATGCGCTGCGCCCCGGCGCGGCCTTGGGCGATTACAATATCGAGCAGCAGGCCGAAATCGTGCGCCACGCCTTTCTATTGCGCCGCGGCGCGTCCTGGCCCGATGCGCCGCCTCTGGCCGATCTTGAGAGGCTACTGCCCTTCGGCCCAGCCAAATAGCGTATCGCGCAAGGGGTTGACCCCGGCGCATTCCCCCTGTTCATTCGGGCAAAGAGGGGACCACGCTTGGCCGCACATGATAACCAGCTTCAGGCCGCGCTGAAATCGCGCCATGTTTCGATGATCGCGATTGGCGGGATCATCGGCGCGGGGCTGTTCGTCGGCTCGTCCAGTTCGATTGCGCAGGTCGGCCCGGCCGTGGTCATGTCCTATGGGCTGGCGGGGCTGGTCGTGCTGATGGTGATGCGGATGATGGCCGAAATGGCCGCGCTGCGCCCCGGCCTTGGTGCTTTTACCGAGCTGGTGCGCGAAGTGCTGGGGCCGCGCGCAGGGTTCGTCTGCGGCTGGCTCTATTGGTATTTCTGGGTCATCGTCGTGCCGATCGAGGCGATTGCCGGGGCCAAGATCCTGCATCTCTGGATCGACGCGCCGGTCTGGGCCATCGGGGTGGCGCTGTTGGGGGCGCTGACCGGGGTAAACCTGATGTCCACCCGCTCCTATGGCGAGTTTGAATATTGGTTCTCGCTGATGAAGGTGCTGGCCATAGTCAGTTTTATCGCGATTGCGGGGGTGTGGGTGTTCGGCCTCACCTCTCCCAACGGGCCGACATGGGGCAATCTGACATCGCATGGCGGCTTTGCGCCCAAGGGATGGGGTGCGGTTCTGGCGGGCACGGCCAGCGTGATCTTTGCCCTGACCGGCGCGGAAATCGCCACGGTGGCGGCGGCCGAATCGCATGAACCGGCGCGCACCATCGCCCGCATCACCAGCAGCGTGGCCGCGCGGATCATCCTGTTTTACGTGCTGTCGCTGCTGCTGATCGTGGCTGTCATGCCCTGGACAACCATCGTGCCGGGCACCTCGCCCTTTGCCATTGCTCTTGGCCATATGGCGATCCCGCATGCCGAATTTGTGATGAACCTTGTGGTGCTGGTGGCGGTCCTCTCCTGCCTCAATTCGGGCATGTATGTGACCAGCCGGGTGCTGTTCGTGCTGGCCGACAAGGGCGATGCGCCAGGATGGTTGGTCGCGGTCAACCGACGCAAGGTGCCCGCCCGCGCGATCCTGATCGCCAGCCTGTTCGGCTATCTGGCGCTGGCCGCCTCGGTCATCTCGCCGGAGCTGGTGTTTTCCTTTCTGGTCAATGCCTCGGGCGCGCTGATGCTGTTCATCTATTTCACCGTGGGCGTGGCCCAGATCGTCCAGCGCCGCCGGATCGAAGCGAAGGGGCGGGAAACCCTGCCCATCCGCATGTGGCTGTTTCCATGGCTCTCCTATGCCACGCTGGGCGCGATCCTGAGCATTCTGGTGGCGATGATGTTTGCGCCCGCGCGGCGAGTGGAACTGATCAGCAGCCTTGTCACGCTGGGCGTGGCGGCCGGGGCGGCTTGGTGGAGACGGCGGCGCGCCTGAACGATCGCTATTGCGGCGTGATCCGCCGTCGGCGATGGGCCGCATAGGCGGCCCAGCCGGTGGAGGTTAAGGCAACAAACGCCACCCCAAGCCCCGGCGCAATCTGTGCGATCCCGAAGGCGGCCAGCGCAATGGCAAAGGCAACCGCCACATAGACCGATACCGGAAACATAGGCTTCTCTCCCACTGCAAGATCCAAAGGCTAATTCAGAACCGCGAATTTGTCCACGCGGCGCTAGACCATCAGCGGCAGTTTGCGCATCCTCTGGCCACTGGCCGCGAAAACCGCATTGGCCAGCGCGGGCGCCACCACCGCGCAGGGCGGCTCGCCCATACCGCCCGGATCGGCCTGACTGGCGATAATATGGGTGGCGATGCGAGGCGCCTCATTCATGCGCAGGATGCGGAAATCGTGGTAATTTGATTGCTGCGCCGCGCCGTCCTTCATCGTGATCTCGCCATAAAGTGCGGCGGAAAGGCCAAAGATCACCCCGCTTTCCACCTGCGCCTCGATGCCCAGAGGATTGATCGCCAACCCACAATCCACCGCAATCGTCACGCGCACCACGCTGATATGGCCATCGGCCACCTTGGCCTCGACCACGGCGGCAATATGCGTGCCCCATAGTTTGAGCACGGCCATCCCCATGCCCTGTCCCGGCGGCAGGGCGCGGCCCCAGCCCGCCTCCTTCGCCACGCGGGACAAAACCGCCCGGCTGCGCGCATCCTCCATCAGCGCCAGCCGATAGGCCAGCGGATCAGCCCCCGCGCCATGGGCCAGCTCGTCGATACAGCTTTCCACCACAAAGCAGGAGCGCAGGCCCCCCACCCCGCGCCACCAGCTTGTCGGCACCGCGCTTTCCACCTGTTGAAACGTGACGTGATGGGCCGCCACGGCATAGGGCATCTCGACCGCGCCCTCGATGGCATCGGCGTCCACGCCCTTGAACCCATCACCCATCAGCCGCGCCATGATCGAGGAACCGGCGATGCGATGCTCCCACGCCAACGGCCTGCCTTTATCGTCGATCACCGCGCTGATCCGGTCGGCATAGGCGGGGCGGAACATGTCGTGCTGCACATCCTCCTCGCGGCTCCATACCAGCTTGACCGGATAGGGCACCGCCCGTCCCAGCTCGACCGCGCGCAGCACCATGTCGGTTTCCAGCCGCCGCCCGAAACCGCCGCCCATCTGGAAGTTATGAAACGTCACCTTATCCTCGCCCAGCCCCAGCGCCTTGGCAGCATCGGCGCGGGCCTGTGCGGGAACCTGCGAACCCGACCAGATTTCGCAGGCGCCATCCCTCACATGGATGGTGCAGGCCAAAGGCTCCATCGCCGCATGGGCCAGAAAGGGCTGATGATAGGTGGCGGAAAATTCGCGGCCCCTTGCGGCATTCATATCGCCCTGCGCCTTGGCCGAATGGCCGGGGCGGGCAAGCGCCGCGTCCAGATCAGCCATAATCGCGCCCTGATCGGCCGGTTTCGGCCCCGGCGCCCATTGCACATTGGCCGCCACATAGCCTTGCAGCGCGGCCCAGTAATGATCGGCAACGACAAAGACCACATCGCGCCCTTTGACCACCTTAACCACGCCGGGGGTGGCCAGCGCCGCCGCCTCATCCAGTCCGGCCAGCGTGCCGCCATAGATCGGGCATTGCGCCAGCGTGGCCACCTTCATGCCCGGCAGCCGAAAATCGATGCCGAACTGCATCGCCCCGGTGATCTTGGGCCGCGCATCCATACGCCGGGTGGGT
Encoded proteins:
- a CDS encoding amino acid permease, with the translated sequence MAAHDNQLQAALKSRHVSMIAIGGIIGAGLFVGSSSSIAQVGPAVVMSYGLAGLVVLMVMRMMAEMAALRPGLGAFTELVREVLGPRAGFVCGWLYWYFWVIVVPIEAIAGAKILHLWIDAPVWAIGVALLGALTGVNLMSTRSYGEFEYWFSLMKVLAIVSFIAIAGVWVFGLTSPNGPTWGNLTSHGGFAPKGWGAVLAGTASVIFALTGAEIATVAAAESHEPARTIARITSSVAARIILFYVLSLLLIVAVMPWTTIVPGTSPFAIALGHMAIPHAEFVMNLVVLVAVLSCLNSGMYVTSRVLFVLADKGDAPGWLVAVNRRKVPARAILIASLFGYLALAASVISPELVFSFLVNASGALMLFIYFTVGVAQIVQRRRIEAKGRETLPIRMWLFPWLSYATLGAILSILVAMMFAPARRVELISSLVTLGVAAGAAWWRRRRA
- a CDS encoding xanthine dehydrogenase family protein molybdopterin-binding subunit → MSQSGFSRRGVMQGAAAVGAALVVPVARGTAGGGALAANAYISITATGVELALPKTEMGQGVITSLSMLVAEELGVALNKVRVNIPDGDAPRFAPITQETGGSTSIREVYKPMRQAAARARVALIEAGARQLGAAPVQCDLVDGMVVSGKRRIAMGDLIGAAVLPKEAPLRQNLRLIGRPTRRMDARPKITGAMQFGIDFRLPGMKVATLAQCPIYGGTLAGLDEAAALATPGVVKVVKGRDVVFVVADHYWAALQGYVAANVQWAPGPKPADQGAIMADLDAALARPGHSAKAQGDMNAARGREFSATYHQPFLAHAAMEPLACTIHVRDGACEIWSGSQVPAQARADAAKALGLGEDKVTFHNFQMGGGFGRRLETDMVLRAVELGRAVPYPVKLVWSREEDVQHDMFRPAYADRISAVIDDKGRPLAWEHRIAGSSIMARLMGDGFKGVDADAIEGAVEMPYAVAAHHVTFQQVESAVPTSWWRGVGGLRSCFVVESCIDELAHGAGADPLAYRLALMEDARSRAVLSRVAKEAGWGRALPPGQGMGMAVLKLWGTHIAAVVEAKVADGHISVVRVTIAVDCGLAINPLGIEAQVESGVIFGLSAALYGEITMKDGAAQQSNYHDFRILRMNEAPRIATHIIASQADPGGMGEPPCAVVAPALANAVFAASGQRMRKLPLMV
- a CDS encoding vgr related protein; this encodes MTDLRSASRPLTPAERALVVEMFGAAIDPAPVRVIRRKWWWFQPRNVVMAPRGNLHFHPESALWHPCFAQGSLAAQGLFLHEMAHVWQHQAGVNLLLRRMPFCRYDYALRPGAALGDYNIEQQAEIVRHAFLLRRGASWPDAPPLADLERLLPFGPAK